Within Kineothrix sp. MB12-C1, the genomic segment TCTGAAATAATTGATAAAATTATATAACAAATGATAAAGTGATAGAGAGGAAAGAAAAACGGGGAAAAGAAAAGGCAGAAAGGATCATTTATTTTATGAGTAGGCATAGAAAGTCATCTATGAACAACAGCATAAAAGACAAATTGGAAGATATAAAAGATTGGATATCGGAGAATAACAAGATTGTAATGCCGGTTATTCTATTAGTATGTGTGTTATTTACGGTTGCAATTGCAATCAATGCCAATAGAAAGGCAGCCGCTGAAGAGGAAGCTCAGCTTACAGAGAGCACAGAGGTGGCGAATACGGTAGGAATAGCTGAGGAAAGTGAAGAGACGATTCCGGAACTTCTATTGGAGGAAAATGCATATCCGGCGGTAAATGAGCTTATAAGCCGTTATTATGGGGCATTGGCAGAAGGAGATACTGACACGATTTCTTCTATCAATTCATTTGTGGATGATACAGAGAAAATAAGAATTCAAGAAATGAGTAAATATATTGATTCTTATCCGGAGCTCGATGTATATACGAAGCTTGGCCCTGTGGAGGGTTCTTATTTGGCATATGTATATTCGAAGGTAAAGTTCACCGAATATGACCAACTCGTGCCGGGGATGCAGGCATTCTATATCTGTACCGATGAGAATGGCAATAGCTATGTGAATGCAGGAGAAGATAATTCTGTTATTACCAATTATATACGTGACATTTCTTTGCAAGATGATGTGGTGGATCTGAACAACAAGGTAGCTGTTGAATACAATGAACTTTTGGAAAGCGATGAAGAATTGAATGCTTTTCTTGCTGATTTAGCAAAGAGAATCGATGTTTCTGTAGGAGAAGCTTTGGCAAGGGCGGAAGCGGCTGCAGCAGAAAGTGAAGCAGCAGAAGAAAGTGAAGCGGCAGGAGAAGGCGGAGAATCTGAGGCGGCAGAGGAAACGGAACAAGTGCAGGCAGAGGAAACAGAATCGAACGTGGTCAAGAAGGTACGTGCCAAGGAAGTGGTTAATGTTCGTAGTTCCGACAGTGAGACTGCGGATAAGCTTGGAAAGGCAGAATCCGGAGAAGAATTTACTTTGCTTGAAGAAAGAGGAAATGGTTGGAGCAAGATAACCTTCGAGGGAAAAGATGCTTTCATTAAGAGTGAATATCTTGAGACGGTGTCGGAGGAAGTGGTAGAAGATACGACTGATTCCGAGGCGGAAACGAGCAATGAAGAGACTCCTTCCCAGACAACTCCGGCTGGTGACGGCAAAACAGTAACAGTAATTGAGAATGTTAATGTCAGAAAATCGGCCAGTGAGACCGGTGAGAAGTTGGGACTTGTATATGTTGGTGAAAAGTTGGAGCTCATTATGAAGCAGGCCGACGGTTGGACTAAGGTGAAATATAAGGATCAGACAGCTTATGTGAAATCCGATTATGTAGAATAGACATATTGAGGGAAAGGGTGGTGCTGAAAATGATGAACAGTAAGATAAATGTAGCGATTATGGGTGCTGGTAACATCGGTGGAGTGATGGCAAATACGCTGAATAAAATGAAAGGCGTGAAATGCTATGCAGTTGCCTCCAGAAATAAAGAAAAGGCGGATGAATTCGCCAAAAAATATGGATGTAAGAAGGCTTACGGCTCCTATGAAGAACTGGTTCAGGATAAGAAGGTAGATTTAATCTATATTGCAACACCTCATTCCGAGCATTATGAAAATGCCAGATTATGTATTGAGAACGGAAAAGCGGTACTTTGTGAGAAGGCATTCACTGCCAATGCAGCACAGGCAGAAGCGTTGATTTCTTTTGCAAGGGAAAAGAATGTTCTGATTGCAGAGGCTATGTGGACAAGATATATGCCGATGCTTCAGACGATAAAGGATGTATTAAGCAGTGGAGTTATCGGAGTGCCGACCATGCTGACTGCTAATCTTGGTTATGTGATTAACGGGGTATCCCGTCTTACCGATCCTGCTCTTGCAGGCGGTGCACTATTGGATGTTGGCGTATATACCATTAATTTTGCATCTATGATATTCGGAACGGAAGTTAAGAAAGTATCTTCTGTCTGCACCTACACGAAAAGCGGTGTGGATGAACAAAATAGCATTACGATGCTGTTTGAAGACGGAAAAATGGCAGTACTGAACAGTTCTATGTTATCCTTAAGCGATAGAAAAGGTATTATTCATGGAACAAAAGGCTTCTTGGTTGTTGAGAATATTAATAATTTTGAGAGTGTAACTGTCTATAATACTAATTATGAGAAAGTGGAAAAATATAATCGTCCGAAACAAATATCGGGTTATGAATATGAAGTGGAAGCATGCATAAAGGCATTACAAAATGGGGAGATTGAGTGTCTTCAGATGCCTCACGAAGAAACGATTCGTATTATGAAACTAATGGATAACCTTAGATATGAATGGGGCATTAAATTTCCATTTGAGTAAAAGTCAAATTATGAATCAAGTTCGATTGATGAATAAAATGTGAGAAAAAGTAAATACTTTCTATGAAGAGAAAGATAAGGTGTGAGTATAGAAAACTATGCTTACACCTTTTTATGTAATAGAAAAGTGCTTCTATTACATGAAATAGATGCGCAGCTGCGCGCGCCAAGCAAAAGCTGTGCAGCTAAAGTTTAGGTTGCGAGAGTGGGCGAAGCACACTTTTGTTTTATTAGAGGAGGTGGATCACAATGAAAAAGGATGATGCGGAAATTTTACGGGGAGTGCAGAAGAATACGGAAATGGCGATAAAAGCCATTGACACGATGAGCAGCAAGGTGACAGATGATGATCTTGCCCTGCAACTATCCAAACAAGCTCTCAAGTACTCTGAAATTCATAATAAAGCATTGGATAAAATTCTGGAAGGAAAAGCGGAACCTTACCGTACGAACAATATTAGTCAGATGATGCTCGTAGGCGGAATTCATTCCAATACATTGCTTAATACGAGCACCAGCCATATTGCAGAAATGATGATTCAGGGAAGTAATAGAGGGATTACGGATATGTATAAACATTTGAACCATCATGAGCATGCGGAGAATGTTTCCTTGGAAATTGCGAAGGAATTAATGGATTTTGAAGAGAAGAATATCGAGAGATTAAAGAAGTATTTATAATGTATACAAGTATTATTGTACAAAGTGTATAAAAAAAGATGTATCAAACTCTAAAAACTTTTACAGTTTAATTCTCTAAAGTGGGTTGTGAAATCAGAAATGACATTATATAATAATACGTGGACAAAGGTGTCTCAGCACATAAGATTGTTCTTATGTGCTTTTTATGTATTAGGAAATTACTAATACATAAAGCCCTACGGACAAAGGATGCGCAGTTACGTGCGCGGAACAAAAGCTATACATTCAAACTAAAGGAGGACATGGATATGTCATATGTTGATGAGGTATTTGACTTGGTGGTTGCGAAGAACCCGGCACAACCGGAGTTCATTCAGGCAGTAAAAGAGGTGTTGGAATCTCTTCGTGTAGTGATCGAAGCGAATGAAGAGGTATATAAGAAGAACGCGTTATTGGAGCGTCTCGTTACTCCTGAAAGAATTGTGATGTTCCGTATTCCATGGGTAGATGACAAAGGACAGGTTCAGGTGAATAATGGCTTCCGTGTACAGTTTAACAGCTCTATCGGCCCATATAAGGGTGGTCTTCGCTTTCATCCTTCTGTAAATCTTGGTATTATTAAATTTTTGGGATTCGAACAAATATTTAAGAACTCTTTGACAGGACTTCCAATTGGCGGCGGTAAAGGCGGTACGGATTTCGACCCCAAAGGAAAATCAGACAGAGAAGTTATGGCATTTTGCCAAAGCTTCATGACAGAACTTTATAGACACATCGGTGCAGATACGGACGTACCGGCAGGTGATATCGGTGTAGGCGCAAGAGAAATCGGCTATATGTATGGACAATATAAGCGAATTCGTAATGTTTATGAAGGAGTTCTTACCGGAAAAGGTCTTACTTATGGAGGTTCCCTAGGAAGAATGCAGGCAACTGGGTACGGTTTATTATATTTAACAGAAGAAATGTTAAAATGCAACGGTAAAGATATCAAAGATAAAATAATTGCAGTCTCAGGTGCGGGTAACGTAGCTATTTATGCTATTGAAAAAGCACAGCAGCTTGGCGGCAAGCCTGTGACCTGTTCCGACTCCAACGGTTGGATCTATGATTCAGAAGGAATCGACATTGCGCTCTTAAAAGAGATAAAGGAAGTAAAACGCGCCAGACTTACAGAATATGCGGCAGCAAGACCTAGTGCTCAGTACCATGAAGGAACAGGAGTATGGAGTGTAAAATGCGATATTGCCCTTCCTTGTGCAACACAAAACGAGCTTGATCTCGATGATGCGAAAGCACTTGTGGCTAATGGCTGCTTTGCAGTAGCAGAAGGTGCTAATATGCCTACTACTTTGGAAGCGACTGAATATCTTCAAGAGAATAAGGTGTTGTTCTGCCCGGGTAAGGCATCTAACGCAGGCGGTGTAGCGACTTCGGCACTTGAAATGAGCCAGAACAGCGAAAGACTTAGCTGGACTTTCGAAGAGGTGGATGAAAGGTTAAAGCGCATTATGGTAAATATCTTCCATAACCTAGATACAGCATCCAAGAAATATGGAATGGAAGGCAACTATGTTGCAGGTGCGAACATTGCAGGTTTCTTGAAAGTTGCAGAGGCAATGACTGCGCAAGGCATTGTTTAATAATATAAAATGAGAGCCTTGCAAATAAGTGGAAATCCGCTTATTTGCAAGGTTTTTAAACAGATTAAGAAAAAAGGAAAATAAATAAAGTTTTCAAACTACACCCCAAGTGTTGGACATGGCAGGAAATTCATGTATAATATTTGGGGTGTAGTTTAACCGGATTTTCCTCAATACAGCTCAATATAAGAGGTTGTAATATAAAAATAAGTCTGATGTAATACAAATTATAGATGAGGCAGCACGGACTGATAAGAAAGGTGTAATAATTAAAATGACACGAGAAAATAAGATAAGGCAAGCATTTATAGTAGCTTTTCCTTATACGGTACCTATTTTGGCAGGATTTGTTTTCCTCGGTATAGCCTATGGAATTTATATGAATGCGTCGGGATTCCCTGCAATATATCCTATTCTTATGGGAGCTACGATTTTTGCAGGTTCTATGGAATTTGTGACGGTTAATTTATTACTTGGTATGTTTGACCCTCTCGGAGCTTTCCTTTTAACATTAATGGTGAATGCGCGCCATTTATTCTATGGTATTTCTATGCTGGACAAGTATAACGGGACAGGACGCAAAAAGTATTACTTAATCTTTGGTATGTGTGATGAGTCATTTTCCATTAATTGCACGACCAATATACCGGAAGGTGTGGATAAGGGATGGTTTATGTTCTTTGTGACGCTGTTAAATCATATTTATTGGGTTTGCGGAGCTGCGTTGGGCGCTTTCTTAGGGCCGTTCGTACGGTTTAGTACTGAGGGGATCAGTTTTGTGATGACAGCTCTTTTTGTTGTGATATTCCTGGAACAATGGATGAAAGAAACCGTTCATTACAGTGCGCTTATCGGCCTTGGTATTACAGTGCTGAGCCTTGTGATATTTGGCAGGGAGAATTTTATTATTCCGGCAATGCTTATGATTTTGTTCTGCCTTACCATTATGAGAAAACCCTTGGAGAGAATGGGAGGTGGCGAATAGTATGACGTTAACACAGCAGATAATTACAATAGGAGCGGTTATTTTAGGAACAGTGATAACACGTTTTCTTCCATTTATATTATTTCCGGCAGATAAGCCGACTCCGGCATATATTAAATATTTGGGTAAGATGCTTCCCTCAGCAGCACTAGGACTTCTGGTTATTTACTGTTTCAAAGATACTAGCTTTTTAACAGGAAGCAGGGGAATTCCGGAGTTAATCAGTACGGCCCTTGTTATTATTCTACATATATGGAAGCGCCAGATGCTGCTTTCGATTGCAGGAGGGACGATTGCCTATATGTTGTTGATACAGTTCGTATTTTGAAAGATATGAGGAAACTGAGCGGGAATTGACGAATATTGATTATGTTGGGTATTTACTATTATGTGGATATTATGGTAATATGTTAATTATAAAAAATAGATATATAGACGGCGATTAATTCGCCGTCTGCACCGAGCACGGTCGCTTTGCGGCAAAATACCACTTCGTGTGAGTGTGCATCCGCCGGAGGCATCTATATTCGGTGATTTTTAATCATCGAATATAGAGATAAGAAAATAAAGACAGGGACAAAACAAAGAAGTTTGGATGAGGTATGATATCTCACCCAAACTTTTTTTATTCTATAGGAGAGACCTTGCTGCATTAAGGTATAAAAGTATTGATCCTATAGAATAAAAGCGCTCCGCGCAGGAGGCGCAGCTACGCGCGCGGAACAAAGAAAACTATTCTTAAATGTAGAAAAGGAGAAAAGTCATGATGGGCAGAAAAAGTATGTACAGGCAATTGGAGAAAGATTGTGAGACGATCAGGAAACAAACGAATCGCCTTGTAAAAGGGAATCTGGATATCGATAAGATCGAAGCAGGAGAAGAGCATCTCCAAAGAATAAGCGAAGATATTAATGAAATTGCCAATGTTCTAAACGAATACATAGCGGAAATATCAGGAGTTCTTTCCCATTTATCAGTAGGGGATTTGCTTGTTCGTGTGTCGGGTGAGACAAAGTTTTATGGAGACTTTATTCCAATAAAAACGGCACTTACAAAAATAACTGTATCTTTATCCGAGACGTTTATTCAAATTAATGATATAATGAATCAAATTAATAATATAGGAAAGAAGGCCAATCATACCGCCGGACTTTTTGCAGAAAACGAAGCGCAGATAGCGGGAGAAATGAAGTTGGTAACAATAAAGGCGGACAGTGTATATGAAGAAACTGAAAGAAATCATAACAATATAAATAAAATAAGCTACGGTATGATGGAACTGATGGAACACGCCAGGGAGGGCTATGAAGATGCTATATTGATGGTGGATGCGATGGAGGAGGTGAATATCGCTTCCGGTAATATATCAAAGATAGCGGATATGATATATTCTATTTCATCTCAGACAAAGCTTCTGTCTTTGAATGCTTCTATCGAGGCAGCGCGTGCCGGTGAGCACGGAAAGGGATTTGCTGTGGTAGCGCAGGAAATAGGAGAACTGGCTCATCAAACGACAAAAGCGGTGGAACAGACTGGAAAACTCTTGAAAGAAAGCGTATCGAAGGTGGGAGAATGTCAGACAGTCGTAAATCTAACGGCAGAACGATTTGAACAAATGAAAGATTCTCTTGGAGAGATAAATGAGGATAGCCGCAAGATTGTAGATAATACGGCATTACAAAAGGAAAACATTAAAGAAATGGTCGATACGATTGCGAGAATATCTTCTACGATTCAAAATAATGTTACATTGGCCCAGGAGAATGCGAAAATGAATGCCTGCCTCTATGAAGAGACGGCTAAGCTGAAGAAAATTTTGGATACCTTTATCGTAGACCCTTCTAAAAGGCTTGTATTAGAAAAAAAGCTTATTGATGGAGAGGCAAGGAACTTTATGCAGAGAACCTTGAAGGTGCTCGAAAGTTGTATAGAAGATAGAATGGATGAGATGCTGAAGGGGTGTCTGAAAGGGGAAGAACATATTGAATGTGTTTATGTGATAGGAAGCGATGGAAAGCAGGTAAGCCATACAGTAATGGGGGGATCTGTTGAAGTAAGAACGGTAAGCGGTTTTAAGCCGGCAGAACCGGGAGATGATCATAGGTCGAAACGATATTTTAGTCAGGCTGCGAATCAGATGGATGAAATATATGTATCTCATGAATATATATCAGGAGCTACGGGAAACTTATGCTCCACCTACTCCAAGGCATATAAGACGAGCTGGGGAAAAATGTATGTATTATGTGTAGATATGAAATATATGTGACAAAATAAAAGTTATGGAGTATCAGAATCTCAGAAAAATAGAAGAAAATGAAGGCTGATAAAGATGGATAAAAGTAAAAAGGAACGTTTGAATAAATATTTGGCGGCGTGTGGTATCTGTTCCAGACGGGATGCTGATAAGCTGATTGAGGAAGGGCGCGTAACAATAAACGGGATGCCAGCCGCCATTGGAAGCGTAGTAAGTGATATGGATACGATCACTGTGAATGGAAAAACGATAGAAGGAAAGAATAAAAAGGTAATTCTGGCTTATTATAAGCAGATAGGAGTCACTTGTACGGAACGAGACAGGCATGCGGAGAAGAAGATAAGTGATCAATTACAGTTTCCCGTCAGGTTGACTTATGCAGGTAGACTGGATAAAGATTCAGAGGGCCTGTTGGTAATGACAAATGATGGGATGCTGATTAATGCTATGATGAAGGCGGCTAATAGGCATGAAAAAGAATATGTGGTAAAAGTAGATAAAGAAATTACACAGGGATTTCTGAAGGCTATGGCAGGCGGCGTATATCTGGAGGAGTTGAATATCACGACGAGACCATGCCACATTGAGAAACAAGGAAAGTATACCTTCCGCATAATCTTGACTCAAGGAGTCAATAGACAAATACGCAGAATGGCAAAAACCTTAGGATACGAGGTGAAGGGAATAAAGAGAACACGCGTTGTGAATATTGAACTTGCAAATTTAAAACCAGGGGAATACCGTATAATTCAAGGAGAAGAATTACAACAGTTATACGAAGCTTGTGGGATACATGATGAAGAAGTAGGAAAATTAGGATTTGAAAGTATCTGAGTAGAATGATAATATTATAAGAAGTGACGTAACTATTCAGCAGGTCTGCGCATTTACTGCGCTGACCGTAAGAAAACGTGGAATGGCAAGTAAAAATCCCATCACCGAAGGTGATTTTAATGGATTTTTACAAAGCAATCTTGCAAAGATGCTTTGTAACTGTGAGGGTACTGAACAGTTACGAAGTAACTATTAAATAGGTCTGCGCACCTGCTGCGTTGACCGAACAGTTACAGTAAGAAACAGATTGAGGGAAGAGTAGAGTTAGATATGGATATAAGAGCTGATAAAACGACTAGAATAAGAGAACTGACAGAATTGTTAAACCGGGCTTCGAAAGCGTATTATGCGGAAGATACGGAAATTATAAGTAATTTTGAATATGATAAACTCTACGATGAATTGGTAGCGCTGGAAGAAGAGACCGGTCTTGTTCTTGCAGGAAGCCCCACTATGAATGTGGGTTATGAGGCGGTAGAAGAGCTGCCGAAGGAACGTCATGAAGGACAGATGTTATCATTAGGAAAAACAAAGAGCCGGGAAGATATTAGGGATTGGGTGCAAGACCAGGTCGCGTTATTATCTTGGAAATTAGATGGTTTAACCATTGTTTTGACATATTCTGAAGGAAAACTTGCAAAAGCTGTCACTCGAGGAAACGGAGAAATTGGCGAAGTCGTTACGAATAATGCCAGAACTTTTCGTAATCTGCCTCTGTCTATCTCTTATAAAGGAGAATTGATTCTAAGAGGAGAGGCCGTTATCACATATTCGGATTTTGAGAAGATCAATATGGGAATTGAGGATGTGGCCGCAAAGTATAAAAACCCAAGGAATCTTTGCAGCGGTTCGGTCCGGCAGTTGAATAATGGAATTACAGCGAGACGGAATGTTAACTTTTTTGCTTTTTCCCTTATGAAAGCGGAGGGAGTGGAATTTCATAATTCCAGAGAAGAGCAGATATTATTCTTGCAGGAACAGGGATTTCAAACGGTCGAATACGAAAAGGTAGATAAGAATACAGTAGTCGATGCTATCGATGCCTTCGAGCAGAAGGTTGAAAACTATGATATTCCCTCAGATGGTCTTGTGCTTATATATAACGATATAGCCTATGGAAGGTCGCTTGGAATGACTGCGAAATTTCCGAGGGATTCCATCGCTTTTAAATGGGAAGATGAAGTGCGGGAGACTGTTTTAAGAGAAATCGAATGGAGCCCCAGCAGAACCGGTCTTATCAATCCGGTGGCCATTTTTGAACCGGTGGAGTTAGAGGGAACGACAGTCAGTCGTGCATCGGTGCATAATATCAGTATTCTGCGAGGATTAAAGCTGGGAATCGGAGATCACATCACGGTATATAAGGCCAATATGATTATTCCGCAGATTGCAGAGAATCTTACCGGCAGTGATAATATGGAGATTCCGGAAGCCTGCCCTGTATGCGGTGGAGAGACCGAGATACGGAAGGTAAATGAAGTACAGTCTTTGTATTGTACGAACGCCTCCTGCGATGCCAAAAAAATTAAATCCTTTACTTTATTTGTGAGCCGGGATGGTATGAATATCGATGGCCTTTCGGAGGCGACGTTGGAAAAGTTCATTGCCAAAGGATATATTCACGAATATGCCGATATTTTTCATTTGGACAGGTACAAAGAAGAAATTGTTCAGATGGAAGGTTTGGGAGAAAAGTCATATCGCAATCTGATGGCCAGCATTGAGACTGCAAGAAAGACGACGCTGCCTCGTTTAATATATAGCTTTGGAATCTCCGGAATAGGGTTGGCGAACGCTAAAGTCTTGTGTCGGAAGTATCGTTACCGTTTGGAAGATATGTTGGCAGCGGATGTGGAAAGTTTAAGTATGGTAGATGGGATCGGTGAAGTGATTGCCACGGCCTTTTTTCAATATTTTCAAAAAGAAGATAATAAAAAGAATTTGGAGAATCTTTTGAAAGAAATTGAAATTGAGGCAGAAGAGATAGAAGAAGGCAGTGAAACGTTGGAAGGAAAAGTATTTGTAGTGACCGGAAGTTTGAACCATTACCCCAGCCGGAATGAACTCAAGGAAGAGATTGAGAAAAAAGGCGGCAAGGTAACGGGCAGCGTAACGAAGAAAACGAATTGCCTGATTAATAATGACAGCACATCTTCGTCTTCGAAAAACAAAAAGGCGAAGGAACTTGGAGTACCGATTCTTACGGAGGAGCAGTTTATAAAACACTTTTTAGGAGGAGAAAATAATGCCGATTAAGACACAGAATGATTTGCCTGCAAAAGGAATATTGGAAAACGAAAACATATTCGTAGTGGATGAAAACAGAGCGTTACATCAAGATATTCGACCTCTGCAAATTTGTATTCTGAATCTGATGCCGGTCAAACAAGACACCGAACTTCAATTGCTGCGGGCATTATCCAATACGCCATTGCAGGTCGATGTGACATTTATGAAAATGAATGGCCATAAATCGTTAAATACTTCGATGAATCACCTGAATAAGTTTTATAATACCTTCGATGAATTGAAGATGAATAAATACGATGGTCTGATTATCACCGGAGCTCCGGTAGAACAAATCTCCTTCGACGAAGTGGATTATTGGGACGAACTATGCGAAATTATGGCTTGGTCTAAGCAAAATGTGACATCTACCTTACATATTTGCTGGGGAGCACAAGCCGGTCTGTATTATCATTTTGGATTAAATAAGGAGCTTCTGCCGGAAAAATTGTTCGGTATTTACAATCATAAGGTGATGAATCGTAAAGTTCCCCTTGTGAGAGGATTCGATGACTCTTTCCTAATACCACATAGCCGCTATACCACAGTAGCTGCAGAGGCAATTCATGATTGCAAGGAGCTGATAGTGTTGGCAGAGTCGCCGGAGGCTGGTGTAACGCTTTGTATTGCCGAAGAAGGAAAACAAATATACGTGATGGGGCATCCTGAATATGACCGTATGACCCTCCATAATGAATACGTACGCGATAGGGAAAAGGGCATCTCCATAGAAGTACCCTGCAATTATTATCCTGATAATAATCCCATGGAAAAACCGGGACTGCAATGGCGCGCGCATTGTAATAACTTGTATGCGAATTGGTTGAATTATTATGTATATCAGGTGACCCCTTACGAATTGTAGGAAACATGATAAATACGGCATATTTACAATATATTCAATAATAGTGAAATAGTAATAAAGTGTTATAAATTCTTATTAATTATTAGCCAATTGGCGTAAATTGGCGTAAAGTAAATGGGTTTGTGGCGTAAAAAGATTTCTATATTGATATTTAAAAATGAATATATTTATAATGAAAAACTGTATTAATTTTTAAGGATGAATGTATAAATGAAACTAACGATAATTAGAATTGAAAACAGAATAATAACATGCTCTATAGACGATGATACGGGTTCTTTAATAGACATTGCCCGCAGATGGTTTACAGATGATATCCAAGTCGGAGATGTGATAGAATTCGAATACAAAGCTAAATAATTAAATAACAATTTATCTTCGTTTTCCTATTTACAAACAGAACAAATGTTTGTATAATTATATATTATATGATTAAAGGAGAAATGGAGAAAAAAATATGATAATATATAAAGAACTTTATTTTGAAAATAAGAAGACTTATTTAATTTTCAAACAGCTATCGGAGAACAATAAAAATATCCATTTACATTTAGCGAATGAAAAATTAATCAAAGAATCAGATGTAATGGAGCTATGGAATTTAATTAATAAAGATAAAATTCTACTACCTGTATACAATATAAAAATGCTTGATTAGAATATTTTCTTATTCTTGTCCATATACTATACCATTAAATATTTTTGGAGGTTGTAGGATTACAATACATGTGTTACAAAACTAAATAATTAAAAGCGAGAATACCTTTTTGTGTTATATTTAAGTCACCACAACAAAAACCTACACAAAGGAGAGTACTCTCGCATGGCTAGTATAACACAGGATATGAGGTATCGTCTATCGCTCATTCATTACGCCGATAAGTATGGCGTCTCCAAGGCTGCTGTCAGATATAAGACCAACAGACAGTATATTTACCGTTGGAAACGTCGTTTTGATGGTTCCCTGGAATCCCTTAGGGATCGTTCCAGAAAACCTCACCATCACCCCAACCAGCATACCGATGCCGAAAGGAAGCTCATCTCGGATATGCGTAAACGCAATCCAGATGCCGGACTGGTTGTCTTCTGGGTCAAGCTCATGCAGCGGGGATACTCCCGCTCCATCCCCGGACTCTATCGCTTCCTGAGAAAACAGGGCATTCTGGCACAAAGACCTCAGAATCCCAAGTATATCCCTAAGCCTTACGAAGCCATGAGCTATCCCGGACAGCGCATCCAGATCGACGTCAAATTTGTCCCTTCTGTCTGCCTGACAGGTGATGCCAAAGGGAAGCGTTTTTATCAATACACAGCCATCGATGAATTCTCCCGATGGCGTTTCGTGGAGGCCTTTGAGGAACACAGTTCTTATTCTTCTTCACAGTTTTTGGAACACCTGATCAAAGCGTTTCCCTTACCCATCGAGTGTGTGCAGACCGATAATGGACAGGAATTCACCAAGCGGTTCGCTTCCTATGGTGGTTCCGATAAACCGACTCTTTTTCAGGTAAATCTCCAGCAGCATGGCATCCGTCATAAGTTGATCCGTCCCTTCACTCCAAGACATAATGGAAAGGTAGAGCGCAGCCA encodes:
- a CDS encoding pseudouridine synthase; this translates as MDKSKKERLNKYLAACGICSRRDADKLIEEGRVTINGMPAAIGSVVSDMDTITVNGKTIEGKNKKVILAYYKQIGVTCTERDRHAEKKISDQLQFPVRLTYAGRLDKDSEGLLVMTNDGMLINAMMKAANRHEKEYVVKVDKEITQGFLKAMAGGVYLEELNITTRPCHIEKQGKYTFRIILTQGVNRQIRRMAKTLGYEVKGIKRTRVVNIELANLKPGEYRIIQGEELQQLYEACGIHDEEVGKLGFESI
- the ligA gene encoding NAD-dependent DNA ligase LigA, which gives rise to MDIRADKTTRIRELTELLNRASKAYYAEDTEIISNFEYDKLYDELVALEEETGLVLAGSPTMNVGYEAVEELPKERHEGQMLSLGKTKSREDIRDWVQDQVALLSWKLDGLTIVLTYSEGKLAKAVTRGNGEIGEVVTNNARTFRNLPLSISYKGELILRGEAVITYSDFEKINMGIEDVAAKYKNPRNLCSGSVRQLNNGITARRNVNFFAFSLMKAEGVEFHNSREEQILFLQEQGFQTVEYEKVDKNTVVDAIDAFEQKVENYDIPSDGLVLIYNDIAYGRSLGMTAKFPRDSIAFKWEDEVRETVLREIEWSPSRTGLINPVAIFEPVELEGTTVSRASVHNISILRGLKLGIGDHITVYKANMIIPQIAENLTGSDNMEIPEACPVCGGETEIRKVNEVQSLYCTNASCDAKKIKSFTLFVSRDGMNIDGLSEATLEKFIAKGYIHEYADIFHLDRYKEEIVQMEGLGEKSYRNLMASIETARKTTLPRLIYSFGISGIGLANAKVLCRKYRYRLEDMLAADVESLSMVDGIGEVIATAFFQYFQKEDNKKNLENLLKEIEIEAEEIEEGSETLEGKVFVVTGSLNHYPSRNELKEEIEKKGGKVTGSVTKKTNCLINNDSTSSSSKNKKAKELGVPILTEEQFIKHFLGGENNAD
- the metA gene encoding homoserine O-acetyltransferase MetA, with amino-acid sequence MPIKTQNDLPAKGILENENIFVVDENRALHQDIRPLQICILNLMPVKQDTELQLLRALSNTPLQVDVTFMKMNGHKSLNTSMNHLNKFYNTFDELKMNKYDGLIITGAPVEQISFDEVDYWDELCEIMAWSKQNVTSTLHICWGAQAGLYYHFGLNKELLPEKLFGIYNHKVMNRKVPLVRGFDDSFLIPHSRYTTVAAEAIHDCKELIVLAESPEAGVTLCIAEEGKQIYVMGHPEYDRMTLHNEYVRDREKGISIEVPCNYYPDNNPMEKPGLQWRAHCNNLYANWLNYYVYQVTPYEL
- a CDS encoding IS481 family transposase codes for the protein MRYRLSLIHYADKYGVSKAAVRYKTNRQYIYRWKRRFDGSLESLRDRSRKPHHHPNQHTDAERKLISDMRKRNPDAGLVVFWVKLMQRGYSRSIPGLYRFLRKQGILAQRPQNPKYIPKPYEAMSYPGQRIQIDVKFVPSVCLTGDAKGKRFYQYTAIDEFSRWRFVEAFEEHSSYSSSQFLEHLIKAFPLPIECVQTDNGQEFTKRFASYGGSDKPTLFQVNLQQHGIRHKLIRPFTPRHNGKVERSHRKDNERFYATHRFYSLEDFGRQLKIYNTRDYNRFPMRPLGWKSPAEVLKNYLRSL